The proteins below come from a single Zea mays cultivar B73 chromosome 8, Zm-B73-REFERENCE-NAM-5.0, whole genome shotgun sequence genomic window:
- the LOC100279451 gene encoding uncharacterized protein isoform X2 → MPPPPPDRRDYLYREGRRHDGGGGDPLLPPAPTPPRWRDSPYHPSPPPPLRDHARPSPRRAPTSASSEGYYRQGGGAYDRSYPDDPPPVYTPSRSDRYWPEDDGGQYKGFGRYGGGGRRDGRDMRGSYRRSPYRGGYGSDFSRNHPEQPPPPPPRRSPLRSVAVPICYDSPGNRVDRGDRDNLPRVTPWRRRESRSEPADAVGLLSVGQTTRLSASGKEASAQPLSVSGPHGTEDEAPRKKARLGWGQGLAKYEKQKVQGPVDPAEAVADGSPADGELKTTSPVPVPVHPVPVPVPYVAPAPPAAPVLAPAPAPSAAPALLSAPMQCSSPVTGPPYCSSAPEDKSCEMMPNAVTNSTKDVLEADDTTFNNEFLIKLDQLGDDPVISLGNMLVELIQHEDSCSGDSNGPTSTYKLLLLKESISKEIEKTELEIDSLEGELKSVNTEAATTLEGSPTGVTHTENLSPSSGTSKVPGSVEICDTSDMIKEPGELIGSPKVPVVQYDDVKSADMMEIETAPVHNAKTVPSEAGAISPVVAEGKACAAADLSSLKASEEAGSQNDIDNGRLETSSRQANADSMKIEISDDLPVKKWTYHDHKSDLLSSVTSANSAIAKEINEVLFKSLPADTPRLDLFASSHLLSQRKSDLIVKERLGVCKTRLRLKEQMLTMKFKAYCHLWKDVQLFSANKQRSKSNKRTDQSNRTSQIGSQRQRSSNRSRLTMPAGNLSTFSTPEMSDVAMRLFSEFKIKRCRNYLKMPALIIDEKEKEWLKLMNKNGLVEDPVLVEKERVMINPWTQEEKKIFMELLAKFGKDFSKIASFITHKSTADCVEFYYKHHKSDSFREVKKLLDLRQQQPTSNFLGAKSGHKWNPESNAASLDMLGVASVVAAHGLEYAKQVEKISAKSLIRTAYGPNVTSVANKSSDKECIDHVPLHERESVAADVLAGICGTLSPDGMGSCITSSADPGQKISMKRVEHVLSQENDKTVEEEDTLSDQECEVDPVDWNDDEKSIFIEAMNNYGKDFARISSCVKSKSYEQCKVFFSKARKSLGLDLIHQGAADVSMPASDTNGGKSDTDEACAVEMDSAICSTQSCSKIAMDVCPTEGAIGGPNSVIISKQAEAYISNGCNADVKIEEDEKVADKNCSIVDAKRSSDATHEAGPIDINCPGSTDKLQGTDDVVDLVNMHSNSGISSSAKHAVAIHSEMRSTLHSVEVLQTDKGEGTGTDLSWVEECSHHALDNTPMKNGNSGAPAFLASDSGIKDNVRISNITAASTVSPAFTSSYQHSVPGDMPLPKPKPLVTPLTPKDLMPVQFSSVLPDPTAIRFEGIASITTPNFEDTGNRVSGALGAKEMSKYPAFRDPSELRVAL, encoded by the exons atgcctccgccgccgccggatCGAAGGGACTATTTGTACCGGGAGGGCCGCAGGCACGACGGCGGCGGGGGCGACCCGCTCCTGCCGCCCGCCCCAACGCCGCCGCGCTGGCGGGACTCGCCGTACCACCCGTCGCCACCACCACCTCTGCGGGACCATGCGCGGCCCTCGCCGCGCCGGGCGCCGACGTCGGCCTCCTCAG AAGGCTACTACCGACAGGGCGGCGGCGCGTACGACCGCTCCTACCCTGACGACCCGCCGCCTGTCTACACGCCGTCGCGCTCGGACCGATACTGGCCGGAGGACGACGGCGGGCAATACAAGGGTTTCGGTCGGTATGGCGGCGGTGGCCGCAGGGACGGCCGTGACATGAGGGGTTCGTACCGGAGGTCCCCATACAGGGGTGGCTACGGAAGCGACTTCTCCCGAAACCATCCAGAGCAGCCCCCTCCCCCACCACCCAGAAGGTCTCCGTTGAGGTCAGTCGCTGTTCCGATCTGCTATGACTCACCGGGCAATAGAGTTGACAGGGGGGATAGGGACAACCTCCCACGGGTGACACCATGGCGGAGAAGGGAAAGCAGATCTGAGCCAGCAGACGCTGTTGGACTTCTCTCTGTTGGCCAAACCACCCGGCTCTCTGCCTCAGGGAAGGAGGCTTCAGCTCAGCCTCTGTCCGTGTCTGGTCCTCATGGGACCGAGGACGAGGCACCAAGGAAGAAGGCACGCCTTGGATGGGGGCAAGGTTTGGCCAAGTATGAGAAGCAGAAGGTCCAAGGGCCTGTGGATCCTGCTGAAGCTGTTGCTGATGGAAGTCCAGCTGATGGCGAACTGAAGACCACCTCTCCTGTGCCTGTGCCTGTGCACCCTGTGCCTGTGCCTGTGCCTTATGTTGCACCTGCACCTCCTGCTGCACCAGTGCTTGCGCCTGCGCCAGCACCTTCTGCTGCTCCTGCACTTTTGTCTGCCCCTATGCAATGCTCATCTCCAGTTACCGGGCCACCATATTGTTCCTCAG CACCTGAAGATAAATCTTGTGAAATGATGCCAAATGCGGTCACTAACTCTACTAAAGATGTCTTGGAGGCTGATGACACAACTTTCAATAATGAATTTCTGATCAAGTTAGATCAGCTCGGTGATGATCCTGTTATTTCCCTTGGAAACATGCTTGTTGAACTTATCCAGCACGAGGATTCTTGTTCTGGGGATTCAAATGGCCCGACCAGTACATATAAGCTGCTCCTACTGAAGGAAAGCATTTCCAAGGAGATTGAAAAGACTGAACTCGAGATTGATTCATTGGAAGGCGAACTTAAATCTGTGAATACTGAGGCTGCAACTACTCTTGAAGGTTCTCCCACAGGGGTGACACATACAGAAAATCTTTCACCCTCTAGTGGGACATCCAAGGTTCCTGGAAGTGTGGAGATCTGTGATACATCTGATATGATAAAAGAACCAGGGGAGCTCATTGGTTCTCCTAAGGTACCTGTGGTGCAGTATGATGATGTCAAAAGTGCTGATATGATGGAAATTGAAACAGCTCCAGTTCATAATGCAAAAACAGTTCCTTCAGAAGCTGGTGCTATATCTCCTGTAGTCGCTGAGGGTAAGGCCTGTGCAGCTGCTGATCTTAGCTCATTGAAAGCTTCTGAAGAAGCTGGGTCTCAAAATGATATTGACAATGGCAGGCTGGAAACTTCTTCACGCCAAGCTAATGCTGATTCCATGAAAATAGAAATTAGTGATGACCTACCAGTGAAGAAATGGACATACCATGATCATAAGTCTGATTTGCTCAGTTCTGTCACATCTGCAAATAGTGCTATAGCCAAAGAAATTAATGAAGTGCTATTTAAATCATTGCCTGCTGATACACCTCGCCTTGATTTGTTTGCATCAAGTCATCTTCTGAGCCAAAGGAAGAGCGATTTGATTGTCAAAGAAAGGCTTGGAGTATGTAAAACCAGGCTGAGGTTGAAAGAGCAGATGCTTACAATGAAGTTCAAGGCATATTGTCACTTGTGGAAAGATGTCCAACTATTTTCTGCAAATAAACAGCGTTCAAAGTCTAATAAGCGCACTGATCAGAGCAACCGAACATCACAAATTGGATCTCAGAGGCAACGCTCCTCTAACCGCTCGCGATTAACCATGCCTG CTGGTAATTTAAGTACATTCTCAACTCCAGAAATGTCAGATGTTGCAATGAGGTTGTTTTCAGAGTTCAAAATTAAGCGGTGCAGAAATTACTTGAAAATGCCTGCACTGATTATTGATGAGAAAGAGAAGGAGTGGTTGAAGCTTATGAACAAGAATGGTCTAGTTGAGGATCCTGTTTTAGTTGAGAAGGAACGGGTGATGATAAATCCGTGGActcaagaagaaaagaaaatttttATGGAGTTGCTTGCTAAATTTGGCAAGGATTTCTCCAAAATCGCCAGTTTCATTACACATAAATCTACTGCAGACTGTGTGGAGTTCTACTATAAGCATCATAAATCAGATAGCTTCCGAGAAGTGAAGAAACTATTGGACCTTCGTCAACAGCAACCCACCAGCAATTTTCTTGGAGCGAAATCTGGACATAAATGGAATCCTGAGTCAAATGCTGCTTCTCTTGATATGCTTGGGGTAGCATCAGTAGTAGCAGCCCATGGCCTTGAATATGCAAAACAAGTGGAGAAAATTTCTGCGAAATCCCTCATCCGGACTGCATATGGGCCCAATGTGACTTCCGTGGCTAATAAATCTTCTGATAAGGAGTGCATTGACCATGTGCCTTTGCACGAGAGAGAATCTGTAGCAGCTGATGTACTAGCAGGCATATGTGGCACTCTCTCTCCTGATGGAATGGGCTCATGCATTACTAGTTCTGCTGATCCTGGACAGAAGATTAGCATGAAAAGAGTGGAGCATGTCTTGTCCCAAGAAAATGACAAAACCGTTGAGGAGGAAGACACACTCTCTGATCAAGAGTGTGAAGTTGACCCAGTTGATTGGAATGACGACGAGAAGTCAATTTTCATTGAGGCTATGAATAACTACGGAAAGGATTTTGCTCGGATCTCGTCATGTGTGAAGAGCAAGTCATATGAACAATGCAAAGTGTTCTTTAGTAAGGCTCGGAAATCACTCGGTTTGGATTTGATCCATCAAGGGGCAGCCGATGTTAGTATGCCAGCTAGTGATACCAATGGAGGGAAGAGTGATACTGATGAGGCCTGCGCTGTGGAAATGGATTCAGCTATCTGTAGCACACAGTCATGTTCAAAGATTGCGATGGATGTTTGTCCTACTGAAGGAGCCATTGGAGGGCCTAACTCTGTTATAATCTCTAAGCAGGCAGAAGCATATATATCAAATGGGTGCAATGCTGATGTTAAAATTGAGGAAGATGAGAAGGTAGCTGATAAAAATTGCAGCATTGTTGATGCTAAGAGGTCCAGTGATGCTACTCACGAAGCTGGTCCTATTGACATCAATTGCCCAGGAAGCACAGATAAGCTGCAAGGAACTGATGATGTCGTTGACCTAGTAAACATGCATAGTAATAGTGGCATCAGCTCTTCAGCTAAGCATGCAGTGGCCATTCACTCGGAAATGAGATCCACTTTACATTCTGTAGAGGTCCTTCAAACAGACAAAGGTGAAGGTACTGGTACTGATTTGTCCTGGGTGGAAGAATGTTCACACCATGCTCTGGATAACACACCAATGAAAAATGGAAATTCTGGTGCCCCGGCTTTCTTGGCTTCAGATAGTGGTATCAAGGACAATGTTCGCATCTCAAACATAACTGCTGCTTCCACCGTTAGTCCTGCATTCACTTCAAGTTATCAGCATTCTGTACCTGGAGATATGCCCCTGCCAAAACCAAAGCCACTTGTTACCCCGCTTACCCCAAAGGATTTAATGCCTGTGCAGTTCAGTTCAGTGCTTCCTGACCCCACTGCAATTCGTTTCGAGGGCATAGCCTCAATAACTACGCCCAACTTCGAGGACACTGGCAACAGAGTCAGTGGTGCTCTAGGGGCTAAAGAGATGAGCAAGTACCCAGCTTTTAGAGACCCATCTG AACTGCGAGTGGCACTGTGA
- the LOC100279451 gene encoding uncharacterized protein isoform X1: protein MPPPPPDRRDYLYREGRRHDGGGGDPLLPPAPTPPRWRDSPYHPSPPPPLRDHARPSPRRAPTSASSEGYYRQGGGAYDRSYPDDPPPVYTPSRSDRYWPEDDGGQYKGFGRYGGGGRRDGRDMRGSYRRSPYRGGYGSDFSRNHPEQPPPPPPRRSPLRSVAVPICYDSPGNRVDRGDRDNLPRVTPWRRRESRSEPADAVGLLSVGQTTRLSASGKEASAQPLSVSGPHGTEDEAPRKKARLGWGQGLAKYEKQKVQGPVDPAEAVADGSPADGELKTTSPVPVPVHPVPVPVPYVAPAPPAAPVLAPAPAPSAAPALLSAPMQCSSPVTGPPYCSSAPEDKSCEMMPNAVTNSTKDVLEADDTTFNNEFLIKLDQLGDDPVISLGNMLVELIQHEDSCSGDSNGPTSTYKLLLLKESISKEIEKTELEIDSLEGELKSVNTEAATTLEGSPTGVTHTENLSPSSGTSKVPGSVEICDTSDMIKEPGELIGSPKVPVVQYDDVKSADMMEIETAPVHNAKTVPSEAGAISPVVAEGKACAAADLSSLKASEEAGSQNDIDNGRLETSSRQANADSMKIEISDDLPVKKWTYHDHKSDLLSSVTSANSAIAKEINEVLFKSLPADTPRLDLFASSHLLSQRKSDLIVKERLGVCKTRLRLKEQMLTMKFKAYCHLWKDVQLFSANKQRSKSNKRTDQSNRTSQIGSQRQRSSNRSRLTMPAGNLSTFSTPEMSDVAMRLFSEFKIKRCRNYLKMPALIIDEKEKEWLKLMNKNGLVEDPVLVEKERVMINPWTQEEKKIFMELLAKFGKDFSKIASFITHKSTADCVEFYYKHHKSDSFREVKKLLDLRQQQPTSNFLGAKSGHKWNPESNAASLDMLGVASVVAAHGLEYAKQVEKISAKSLIRTAYGPNVTSVANKSSDKECIDHVPLHERESVAADVLAGICGTLSPDGMGSCITSSADPGQKISMKRVEHVLSQENDKTVEEEDTLSDQECEVDPVDWNDDEKSIFIEAMNNYGKDFARISSCVKSKSYEQCKVFFSKARKSLGLDLIHQGAADVSMPASDTNGGKSDTDEACAVEMDSAICSTQSCSKIAMDVCPTEGAIGGPNSVIISKQAEAYISNGCNADVKIEEDEKVADKNCSIVDAKRSSDATHEAGPIDINCPGSTDKLQGTDDVVDLVNMHSNSGISSSAKHAVAIHSEMRSTLHSVEVLQTDKGEGTGTDLSWVEECSHHALDNTPMKNGNSGAPAFLASDSGIKDNVRISNITAASTVSPAFTSSYQHSVPGDMPLPKPKPLVTPLTPKDLMPVQFSSVLPDPTAIRFEGIASITTPNFEDTGNRVSGALGAKEMSKYPAFRDPSGNQQSTLFCNIDGYMNHRLTTELPFFSERTASGTVNTSQADRLTQTKLQNGRSSSLCLQNNSDGIQWPRDHEGGLEGSLRPCSRNTSSEGDEQQKRPGDVKLFGQILSHQSTLQSSGLSCNGNKSKPPSPKIDTSVRSMNNPMDRVVCSSRPGTTPHLGLEERLARCYGHLDGSTAQPEPLLVMAKRQRSLAGVQFYSAKNGTLGVLPDYQQPSTQPQQSDPKRVERLSDPQKRNVLELISGFQQPGRVARFGGAGILVSGNVSDPVAAALKAQYGPGSKIMGSDVDPWTDIGSR, encoded by the exons atgcctccgccgccgccggatCGAAGGGACTATTTGTACCGGGAGGGCCGCAGGCACGACGGCGGCGGGGGCGACCCGCTCCTGCCGCCCGCCCCAACGCCGCCGCGCTGGCGGGACTCGCCGTACCACCCGTCGCCACCACCACCTCTGCGGGACCATGCGCGGCCCTCGCCGCGCCGGGCGCCGACGTCGGCCTCCTCAG AAGGCTACTACCGACAGGGCGGCGGCGCGTACGACCGCTCCTACCCTGACGACCCGCCGCCTGTCTACACGCCGTCGCGCTCGGACCGATACTGGCCGGAGGACGACGGCGGGCAATACAAGGGTTTCGGTCGGTATGGCGGCGGTGGCCGCAGGGACGGCCGTGACATGAGGGGTTCGTACCGGAGGTCCCCATACAGGGGTGGCTACGGAAGCGACTTCTCCCGAAACCATCCAGAGCAGCCCCCTCCCCCACCACCCAGAAGGTCTCCGTTGAGGTCAGTCGCTGTTCCGATCTGCTATGACTCACCGGGCAATAGAGTTGACAGGGGGGATAGGGACAACCTCCCACGGGTGACACCATGGCGGAGAAGGGAAAGCAGATCTGAGCCAGCAGACGCTGTTGGACTTCTCTCTGTTGGCCAAACCACCCGGCTCTCTGCCTCAGGGAAGGAGGCTTCAGCTCAGCCTCTGTCCGTGTCTGGTCCTCATGGGACCGAGGACGAGGCACCAAGGAAGAAGGCACGCCTTGGATGGGGGCAAGGTTTGGCCAAGTATGAGAAGCAGAAGGTCCAAGGGCCTGTGGATCCTGCTGAAGCTGTTGCTGATGGAAGTCCAGCTGATGGCGAACTGAAGACCACCTCTCCTGTGCCTGTGCCTGTGCACCCTGTGCCTGTGCCTGTGCCTTATGTTGCACCTGCACCTCCTGCTGCACCAGTGCTTGCGCCTGCGCCAGCACCTTCTGCTGCTCCTGCACTTTTGTCTGCCCCTATGCAATGCTCATCTCCAGTTACCGGGCCACCATATTGTTCCTCAG CACCTGAAGATAAATCTTGTGAAATGATGCCAAATGCGGTCACTAACTCTACTAAAGATGTCTTGGAGGCTGATGACACAACTTTCAATAATGAATTTCTGATCAAGTTAGATCAGCTCGGTGATGATCCTGTTATTTCCCTTGGAAACATGCTTGTTGAACTTATCCAGCACGAGGATTCTTGTTCTGGGGATTCAAATGGCCCGACCAGTACATATAAGCTGCTCCTACTGAAGGAAAGCATTTCCAAGGAGATTGAAAAGACTGAACTCGAGATTGATTCATTGGAAGGCGAACTTAAATCTGTGAATACTGAGGCTGCAACTACTCTTGAAGGTTCTCCCACAGGGGTGACACATACAGAAAATCTTTCACCCTCTAGTGGGACATCCAAGGTTCCTGGAAGTGTGGAGATCTGTGATACATCTGATATGATAAAAGAACCAGGGGAGCTCATTGGTTCTCCTAAGGTACCTGTGGTGCAGTATGATGATGTCAAAAGTGCTGATATGATGGAAATTGAAACAGCTCCAGTTCATAATGCAAAAACAGTTCCTTCAGAAGCTGGTGCTATATCTCCTGTAGTCGCTGAGGGTAAGGCCTGTGCAGCTGCTGATCTTAGCTCATTGAAAGCTTCTGAAGAAGCTGGGTCTCAAAATGATATTGACAATGGCAGGCTGGAAACTTCTTCACGCCAAGCTAATGCTGATTCCATGAAAATAGAAATTAGTGATGACCTACCAGTGAAGAAATGGACATACCATGATCATAAGTCTGATTTGCTCAGTTCTGTCACATCTGCAAATAGTGCTATAGCCAAAGAAATTAATGAAGTGCTATTTAAATCATTGCCTGCTGATACACCTCGCCTTGATTTGTTTGCATCAAGTCATCTTCTGAGCCAAAGGAAGAGCGATTTGATTGTCAAAGAAAGGCTTGGAGTATGTAAAACCAGGCTGAGGTTGAAAGAGCAGATGCTTACAATGAAGTTCAAGGCATATTGTCACTTGTGGAAAGATGTCCAACTATTTTCTGCAAATAAACAGCGTTCAAAGTCTAATAAGCGCACTGATCAGAGCAACCGAACATCACAAATTGGATCTCAGAGGCAACGCTCCTCTAACCGCTCGCGATTAACCATGCCTG CTGGTAATTTAAGTACATTCTCAACTCCAGAAATGTCAGATGTTGCAATGAGGTTGTTTTCAGAGTTCAAAATTAAGCGGTGCAGAAATTACTTGAAAATGCCTGCACTGATTATTGATGAGAAAGAGAAGGAGTGGTTGAAGCTTATGAACAAGAATGGTCTAGTTGAGGATCCTGTTTTAGTTGAGAAGGAACGGGTGATGATAAATCCGTGGActcaagaagaaaagaaaatttttATGGAGTTGCTTGCTAAATTTGGCAAGGATTTCTCCAAAATCGCCAGTTTCATTACACATAAATCTACTGCAGACTGTGTGGAGTTCTACTATAAGCATCATAAATCAGATAGCTTCCGAGAAGTGAAGAAACTATTGGACCTTCGTCAACAGCAACCCACCAGCAATTTTCTTGGAGCGAAATCTGGACATAAATGGAATCCTGAGTCAAATGCTGCTTCTCTTGATATGCTTGGGGTAGCATCAGTAGTAGCAGCCCATGGCCTTGAATATGCAAAACAAGTGGAGAAAATTTCTGCGAAATCCCTCATCCGGACTGCATATGGGCCCAATGTGACTTCCGTGGCTAATAAATCTTCTGATAAGGAGTGCATTGACCATGTGCCTTTGCACGAGAGAGAATCTGTAGCAGCTGATGTACTAGCAGGCATATGTGGCACTCTCTCTCCTGATGGAATGGGCTCATGCATTACTAGTTCTGCTGATCCTGGACAGAAGATTAGCATGAAAAGAGTGGAGCATGTCTTGTCCCAAGAAAATGACAAAACCGTTGAGGAGGAAGACACACTCTCTGATCAAGAGTGTGAAGTTGACCCAGTTGATTGGAATGACGACGAGAAGTCAATTTTCATTGAGGCTATGAATAACTACGGAAAGGATTTTGCTCGGATCTCGTCATGTGTGAAGAGCAAGTCATATGAACAATGCAAAGTGTTCTTTAGTAAGGCTCGGAAATCACTCGGTTTGGATTTGATCCATCAAGGGGCAGCCGATGTTAGTATGCCAGCTAGTGATACCAATGGAGGGAAGAGTGATACTGATGAGGCCTGCGCTGTGGAAATGGATTCAGCTATCTGTAGCACACAGTCATGTTCAAAGATTGCGATGGATGTTTGTCCTACTGAAGGAGCCATTGGAGGGCCTAACTCTGTTATAATCTCTAAGCAGGCAGAAGCATATATATCAAATGGGTGCAATGCTGATGTTAAAATTGAGGAAGATGAGAAGGTAGCTGATAAAAATTGCAGCATTGTTGATGCTAAGAGGTCCAGTGATGCTACTCACGAAGCTGGTCCTATTGACATCAATTGCCCAGGAAGCACAGATAAGCTGCAAGGAACTGATGATGTCGTTGACCTAGTAAACATGCATAGTAATAGTGGCATCAGCTCTTCAGCTAAGCATGCAGTGGCCATTCACTCGGAAATGAGATCCACTTTACATTCTGTAGAGGTCCTTCAAACAGACAAAGGTGAAGGTACTGGTACTGATTTGTCCTGGGTGGAAGAATGTTCACACCATGCTCTGGATAACACACCAATGAAAAATGGAAATTCTGGTGCCCCGGCTTTCTTGGCTTCAGATAGTGGTATCAAGGACAATGTTCGCATCTCAAACATAACTGCTGCTTCCACCGTTAGTCCTGCATTCACTTCAAGTTATCAGCATTCTGTACCTGGAGATATGCCCCTGCCAAAACCAAAGCCACTTGTTACCCCGCTTACCCCAAAGGATTTAATGCCTGTGCAGTTCAGTTCAGTGCTTCCTGACCCCACTGCAATTCGTTTCGAGGGCATAGCCTCAATAACTACGCCCAACTTCGAGGACACTGGCAACAGAGTCAGTGGTGCTCTAGGGGCTAAAGAGATGAGCAAGTACCCAGCTTTTAGAGACCCATCTGGTAATCAGCAAAGCACCTTGTTTTGTAATATTGATGGTTATATGAATCATCGTCTGACAACTGAATTACCATTTTTTTCTGAAAGAACTGCGAGTGGCACTGTGAATACTTCACAGGCGGATCGGTTGACCCAAACAAAATTGCAGAATGGCAGGTCCAGCAGCTTGTGCCTTCAAAACAATTCCGATGGCATTCAATGGCCCAGAGACCACGAAGGAGGACTGGAAGGCTCTTTGAGGCCTTGCTCTCGCAATACAAGCTCCGAGGGTGATGAGCAACAAAAGCGGCCTGGTGATGTCAAGTTGTTTGGACAGATTCTCAGCCATCAGTCAACCCTGCAGAGTTCTGGCTTGTCTTGCAATGGTAACAAGAGCAAGCCTCCCTCACCAAAGATCGACACATCTGTGAGATCCATGAACAATCCAATGGACCGTGTGGTTTGTTCTTCCAGGCCTGGCACCACTCCACATCTGGGTCTGGAGGAAAGATTGGCAAGGTGCTATGGTCATCTGGATGGTAGCACGGCACAGCCCGAGCCACTGCTCGTGATGGCAAAGCGCCAGCGGTCCTTGGCCGGCGTACAGTTTTACTCGGCTAAGAACGGCACGCTTGGTGTGTTACCAGATTACCAACAACCTTCGACGCAGCCACAGCAATCAGatcccaagcgtgtggaaaggttGTCTGATCCGCAGAAGAGGAACGTGCTGGAACTCATCTCGGGTTTCCAGCAGCCCGGCAGAGTCGCCCGTTTCGGGGGTGCTGGCATCCTCGTAAGCGGCAACGTCTCGGACCCTGTGGCTGCTGCTCTCAAGGCTCAGTATGGTCCCGGTTCTAAGATTATGGGCAGCGACGTGGATCCTTGGACGGACATAGGAAGCAGGTAG